In Elusimicrobiota bacterium, the sequence ATAATTTCAAGAAGGTATAGCCCAACGATGAGTAAAATAACTGCAACGAAATAGTTGCCATATATGCCGATATCCCCCAGCATTCTGCCCATCAAGCCGGTAATCAGCCCGATCAACGCAATTGTTATCAGTATCCCTAATGAGAACAGCGATGCGATTGTAAACGCGCGTTTAACTCCCGCTTTCCCTTGCCCATCAATAAACCCTACTACTAGCGGTATACTCGAAAGATGGCACGGGCTTAACAAAATGCTTAATATGCCCCAAACATACGCTGCGAATAACGCGAGCCCTGGGGAAGCGTTTAACGCGTTGTACAGCCAGTCAAACAAATGGTTTATCATTATTTTATGCCCTTCATCGCAAGAGTCTTCAGGATTTCCTCTTTTGGGAAAAAACCGGTATGACGGAAATACTCGTTCCCGTCTTTATCCAGGAATACTTGTGTAGGTATAGCTTGAATCCCGTATTTCATCGCATAAGGTTTACCCTCATCCGTCCATACGTCATAAAAGATAACGTTAACCTTACCCTTGTACTCTTCTTCAAGTTCTTTCACTATCGGCGCCATCATCTTACAAGGGACACAGTTAATCGAACCAAGTTCTATAAACGTAGCGAGAATTCTTCCTTGCACCGCCTTTTTTTCTTGTACTGGAACAGTTTGTGCAGCCGGGGCGGTAACTACTTTTTTCATTTCCGGCGTTGAATTTTCCACAACAGGTGTTTCATTTGTTGCTTTAATATCCGACTTATCCTTATCACAACCGGTTATCATTAATATTATCGTTAGTGTAAAGATATACCACACAACTTTTGTTCTTACCATTTACAACCACCTTTCCCTTCACAACACGGTTTCTTTGCAGTTTCCATCATCTCTTTCAACTGTTTCAGTGTTGGATGTCTTAACGCGCCGGACTTGCAAACATTTATTGTGCAGTTCGAGCACCCTACAATACATTCATACGGTTTTGCCACTACCGGCCTTTTCTTTTTTTCATCCCAGCTATACACCTTATGGCTGCAATAGTTGTAACATTTCTTACAACCGGTACACTTAGCATAGTTTATTGAAGGAAACCACTCAATTTTTTCACGCGGAACTTTGTCAACCATCTTACTCCCCTCCCAACATTTTCTTTATCTCCGCATAACTCGGAACTTTACCTTCACATTTTTTTACTCCGTCGATAAACAATGCCGGGGTAAACATCACCCCGCGGTTGACCATTGTGTTTATATCAGATACTTTCACAACTTCCGCAGCGAGGTTCAGTTCTTTTATCACGTCATCTACCATACTGCCAAGTTTGTTACACTTTTGACACCCGGGGCCAAAAACTTCAATTTTCATAAACAGTTTG encodes:
- a CDS encoding thioredoxin family protein, which codes for MVRTKVVWYIFTLTIILMITGCDKDKSDIKATNETPVVENSTPEMKKVVTAPAAQTVPVQEKKAVQGRILATFIELGSINCVPCKMMAPIVKELEEEYKGKVNVIFYDVWTDEGKPYAMKYGIQAIPTQVFLDKDGNEYFRHTGFFPKEEILKTLAMKGIK
- a CDS encoding thioredoxin family protein, encoding MKIEVFGPGCQKCNKLGSMVDDVIKELNLAAEVVKVSDINTMVNRGVMFTPALFIDGVKKCEGKVPSYAEIKKMLGGE
- a CDS encoding 4Fe-4S binding protein — its product is MVDKVPREKIEWFPSINYAKCTGCKKCYNYCSHKVYSWDEKKKRPVVAKPYECIVGCSNCTINVCKSGALRHPTLKQLKEMMETAKKPCCEGKGGCKW